The DNA sequence CACAGCTAAAcagttaaataaaaattagtgcAGGAAATTAAATTCAACTGCAAAATTTAAGGTTGAATGCCGCCATGATGTAAAGGATAGAAAAACACATCAAGCAACTAAATGGTCatgtcataaaaaataaaataaataaaaataaataaaaagaattgaagAATATCAGTTTAAGCTCAAAGGAAAACGAAGATCGAAGATTGAAGAGAACAGTGGCAGAATGTTCAGACCTCATATGCTGCAGCAATTTCCCTGAATTGGGCCTCAGCTTCTTCTCTGTTATCTACATTCTTATCTGGATGCCACTGCAAAGCCAGCTTCTTATATGCCCGCTTAATCTCAGAAATAGATGCAGTTTTTGAAACTCCCAAGATCTTATACCAATCTTTGCGTTTGCTCATCTTCAAAGCTTTCTCAGCTCTTAGTAGTGCTTCCCGAATATGCATATCCTGCAGAATTGGCACGGTTTTACTCTTTTCAATTACTAGGACCAACGGCTATTAATAGATATTGAAAAAGATGTCACCACAAATTAAACGTGCTATAAAGCAAGATGCAAAAACCTAGGAGGTAGGTACACATGATTAATATAACAAACTTTGCATACAGTTTTCTGTAAAGTggaatatcaataaaaacatTTCCTTGTAAcatattctaatttattttgtcAACCATAGATGTGGATTATGAGGAAAGCATCAAGACATTAAGTTACCAACAATCCCAAAAGTTTAGGCTATTAAAAAGTTGGCCCAACTACATATATCAAGATAACATAAACACACACCAAACACTTCCTCTCATGCATAATATTGCAAACCTGGGGTGATTCTTGAGCGGCTGCTTTAAGATCTTCCACAGCTCCCTCCCAGTCCTCTGTTAGGAGTTTAGCTTCACCCCgctaaaaaatacataaaatagtTAATGAACTTCAGAACAGCCATCCTTTCTATATTAAAAACTACAAAATGACTTCATGAACAGATCATTCTATGACCTATAGAACCAACACAAGGGAAAATTAAAATCGCAGCTAACCTGAACCAGAGCTTCATGAAGACCCCCATCAATGTTAAGTGCTTCGCTGCAACTACTTAGAGCATCCTTTCCCCTGCCAAGCTTGACTAAGACCTTACACAAGCCAAGATGAAGATGTACATTATGAGCTAGATGATTAGGATCCAGTGCAAGGGCTGCTCTGAATTCCTCCACTGCAACCCGCAGCTTTCCCTTGTCTACATTATCTTCTGCCTGCAAAATAGAGAAAGTATACTAATTAAAGAAATTACACAACATGACGAGTGAGAAGACAATGGCCACTATAAGCTCTAAAGGAGCACTGACAAAATATGGTGAAAACTGAACTTCTCATCATGGCCTCtagagagaaaagaagaaaaaattaataaaaaattcgcTTAACTTACACTTTTGGTCTTCTTGAGTAAATTTTTCAGTCCAAAGTATGCTTTCTTCAGTTCACCATGCTCTGGATCAAGGCGGAGACCTTTTTGGTAATgcctataaaaatttataatattcatcTAAGTACTGTAGAACACATTCTcaagtatattatttttatcacaGTAGTGAGTTTGCTAGAATTTAACAAACTGTGCTGTTAAATATACCTCAAAGCTATATCATGATCTGCTAAATAGTAATAGGCACGACCACGAAGTAATAAAGCCTCCAGATTATCCTCATCTTCCTTGAGAATGTACCCAGTCTCAGCGATGGCAGCAGAATAGTCTTTAACAGctaacaataatttaactttAAGGAATTTGGCCTGCAACAAACAATGCAAGATTTAAGAGGTCACTAGAGAATAGACTTTGAAGTTGCTCTCAATCACAAATCCCTATACGTTTTAGTATACTAATAAGAAActaaaatgaaacaaatgaTACTATTCAAATAGAGAAAAAACACAGATATTTTTTTACCACCTTTGAACATGCTGGAGAAAAAACAAGCACAACTTTATCAACATATTCCAGAGATTTTGCATAATCACCCGACTCAAAGAGAGTTAAAGCTGTATGAAGTGCACTTTGAGCCTGATGCAATTGAGAAAGCTCCTTTTCTGCCACAGAATTCCGGGGCTTCAGCTCAAGAAAAATTTTGTAGCTTTTCTCTGATTCCTCATATCTACATCAGCCAAAAAGCGCCTgaatcatataattttccaaTCAGAAATTGGAAAGAGGGGATGAGAAGGGATGGAGGAAGCCTGAACACCCTTTTAGCATTGTGTGAGGTCAATAGATTCTGTTGTGTCCACAAATATTTTCTACTAACATGTAGAAGGCAATGTTTTGAGTGGACTTTGAAATAGTACCAAAACCAGCAATTCTAGTTAGCTCATCCTTATTTTGCAATTAACTGACAAAACCAAGGGAGAAAAGAAGAGGATAGTACACTGCAGATAAATTACTCAATCACAATATGGAAGCACTTACAGAAGCCAATTCATAGGGTCACATCGCAGATGACAAGGAGAAAGAGCTAGCTTGaattgcaaataaaataatatcataaaagGTATCCCACTATGccataatgcaataaaaaagaaaacatgtcGTAAGTTATATAATAGCTTCATGCCTCACATATGCTACACTTCTAATTTTGAAATACTCAGAAGACACCCTTATATTAATAGGTGGACATTTTCTCAGAAGTCAAAACTAAAGATTGACTACAAATCAACAATTTTATGCAAACCAAAATGTTTCTGTTTCTTTGGAAATATAACtatcaaagaaagaaacttgtaAATAAAGAAGTCATAATAACATAGAAGATACCTGCATAACTGACGAAGAATGGATGCACGATGAAAATGTGCTTCTGAAAGTTTTGGATCAGCCTCTATAGCTGTATTGAGATCATCAAGTGCCTCACTGTAACGCTTCACTTTTATACTTTGAGAAACTCTCTCCAACAACTCCGCAACATTACCAGGTTTGCTGTCTGCATCTCcaagtcaaaattttataattaattattgacaCAAATCACTCAACCTAAACTGCAATTGAACTTATGaagacaaagaaacaaaaaaagatgaGAATCTTACCAATTTTCAGCACATTTATACAAATATGctccaaataaaataacattcaACATAAGCATATTCTTTATTTCCTAGTCCATTTTCCCATTTCTTTTGCTGAAATTATTGACCACACAGAGAACCTACATTGAGTTGACATGTCCTTTTTCgttaattagtaattttttcTCATTCTACATCAGCAGTATGATTTTTATATCTTGGATCCTGTTCACACAGCATTTTCTGAAGTGTTGATGCTTCTTAAAACTAATCACCATTTggaaaatgttaaatatttatataacccAAATATCAATTTGAGGCTAGATCTCATTTGATATCTTTGCAACTCTAAGTTGGCAGCTAAAGAATTATAAGCAAGAAGCTTACATATGGTCCAACTGTAATTCACATAAGCATACTGCACAGTTCAATTAGAACCCGAAAAGAATCCTCtcttttagggaaaaaaaagttaaataaataaacaaataaaaaaataaaaaaaagacaatgtCCATTAAATGGAACGCATGTTTTTGGAGTACAATGGCAACCCAATTCCCGCAAGATATACAAGAAAAGTAATACTTTCAATTAAGTGTTTGATGTAATGCCACATATAGTTTTGCGTCCACTACTGCTCACAAATATCAGCAAACAACCCCAACGACTATCCATTCTTAGACAAGCTTGAGATacattagaaaaaaagaaactaactataagaaaaccctaaaaatcaatCTTATGCTTATCAGGAGCTAGTTTCATATTTTCTCCGAAAATCCAAAACCACAAAAACCCAAGCAATCATGGCAACTAACCAACCATATTATTGCAAAATGTACAAGAaacaataaacatatatatctaCAGAACCAGTGCTGCTGAATCGAGGAACAGAAACAGCGATTTATTTACAAAAGCCAAATTTCCAAAGAAATGGATCGAAGAAAAGGAATTAGGTGAGGAACCTGAAGCAGAAACGAGAGGTTGAAGAAGGAGGAGTTGGCAAACGAACACAAAATGGAGTATGAAGCCTGCGCACGCCACTCCTCTCCAAGCAACGGCATCCATTGGAATGCTCAACATTCAGTCTTCTCCGTTCTCTTTTCCTCAACACGCCCAATGCCGCAAAATATGtaagtatatatgtgtgtatgtatatgctACGTTTCACATATACATACTAATCAGAATCTCTTCCTCTGTGCTAATTTTCTGATTTCTCTCTCTGTTTTATCAGAGATTGAGACGGAAATCAATCTGAGAAATCGTGGTCTGATTAATTTGATATTGCTGTGCTCCGTTTGCCCACGGATTCGCATGTCATTCCACGTTACTCCGACCTATCATTCGCCTACACGTGGAATATGGACATCTGTCTACAAGAGTCTTTAGCTGGCACCGGTCAATATTTTGTCCAATGAATTTCTACCATGTCAGCAAGAGTGCATGGTGGCATACTTTCCGGATGGGCTTTCTTTGGTGTCGTGGATGACTGAATATGTTTTGCATCCAACAAACTGGGCCTCACCCCAATTAGGAAATGAGAATTTAAAACATCATCATtggatttctttatttctttatttaaaaagtataatttttaaaataaaaaaaatattttttaaaaatataataaaataaaagtgaatttttgaaaaattgatgcTGTTACACCagaaattttattagatttgaTTATCTTTCATAATACTAGTTAAGTAGGTTTTTAAAAACTTAAGAGTATTTAAGGGTTATATTCgggttctttttgtttcttatgATATGAATTtaggaaggaagagagagaCTATATAGAAgagtaaacaataaaaaagatcGATACATTTCTTTAAGGTTTCCAAGGGGAAGAGTCTACGGAAGAGTCTACAGAGAAGAGTAAATAACAAAAAGATCGATACATTTCTTTAAGGTTTCCAAGGAGAAGAGTTGTGGATTAATAAGATTGGTAAAAAACAACtaagtcaaaaagatagtattttagttttctaatttgattttgactt is a window from the Ziziphus jujuba cultivar Dongzao chromosome 11, ASM3175591v1 genome containing:
- the LOC107433098 gene encoding dnaJ protein P58IPK homolog, which produces MLSIPMDAVAWRGVACAGFILHFVFVCQLLLLQPLVSASDSKPGNVAELLERVSQSIKVKRYSEALDDLNTAIEADPKLSEAHFHRASILRQLCRYEESEKSYKIFLELKPRNSVAEKELSQLHQAQSALHTALTLFESGDYAKSLEYVDKVVLVFSPACSKAKFLKVKLLLAVKDYSAAIAETGYILKEDEDNLEALLLRGRAYYYLADHDIALRHYQKGLRLDPEHGELKKAYFGLKNLLKKTKSAEDNVDKGKLRVAVEEFRAALALDPNHLAHNVHLHLGLCKVLVKLGRGKDALSSCSEALNIDGGLHEALVQRGEAKLLTEDWEGAVEDLKAAAQESPQDMHIREALLRAEKALKMSKRKDWYKILGVSKTASISEIKRAYKKLALQWHPDKNVDNREEAEAQFREIAAAYEVLSDEEKRTRYDRGEDLEDMGMGGGGGGGFNPFGGGGQQFTFTFDGGFPGGFGGGGFPGGGFEFHF